One part of the Mesorhizobium sp. M4B.F.Ca.ET.058.02.1.1 genome encodes these proteins:
- a CDS encoding GNAT family N-acetyltransferase, whose translation MSYDIAIENFNQAWPELEPLCHRHYGEMQARMAAEGMTIGDFKPRLNVYGSASHLLCFVVRKEDEAVGYAFIWITQDMHNSEPIAMEDTIYMRPDHRNGIGRRFTKHILAELKARGCVRAHVTIATDLRVAKMCERVGFKRSAIAMTYFLQEA comes from the coding sequence ATGAGCTACGACATCGCCATCGAGAACTTCAACCAGGCTTGGCCGGAACTCGAGCCGCTTTGCCACCGGCACTACGGCGAGATGCAGGCGCGCATGGCGGCCGAGGGCATGACGATCGGCGACTTCAAGCCGCGGCTGAACGTCTACGGCTCCGCCAGCCATCTGCTCTGCTTCGTGGTCAGGAAGGAAGATGAGGCTGTCGGCTACGCCTTCATCTGGATCACGCAGGACATGCACAACAGTGAACCAATCGCCATGGAGGACACGATCTATATGCGGCCGGATCACCGGAACGGCATCGGACGCCGTTTCACCAAGCACATCCTGGCCGAACTCAAAGCGCGCGGCTGCGTCAGGGCGCACGTGACCATCGCCACCGATCTGCGTGTTGCCAAGATGTGCGAGCGCGTGGGCTTCAAGCGGTCGGCAATCGCAATGACGTATTTCCTTCAGGAGGCCTGA
- a CDS encoding phage tail tip lysozyme, whose translation MGFIFGPGQQYQTPEELAKARAVAEALLNQQPIAHNIGEGLAVVGQAIRGRRDLNRIIKAQGDMRAGADGVFSALFGAGAPAATSTAAPSGGGAVASALGGGSMGSAPDLSGNDVYNGFMDTVKSKVTNPYGLAAVAATANAESRFSPKNAFGSWSDPSESGQAGTAGGILSWRGPRFEAMRTFAGSNGGDANAPSPQLQAQYFLREDPGLIDSLNAAKSPEEAQRLMNNAWKFAGYNRPGGEAARRISMANSFASRFAGSDAAPVNVASLELGAGVSAALNKRPAPDGPAAVAQPVQSPRAAEPPPVAAKPAAAAQTVAQASPASGGPSVQQLLQASQDPRLSEQQRGVVNLMLKQKLDEANPANQLELEKNRLEVEKLRNPQIEPGDKARLDFDREKFAAEQSKPIEVGGVLVDPKTHEPVYTGQQTDWEKLDERTLYNKRTGETRAVSIGGANAGQFRFTGNSVEAQALNGLMDGGGLTVEQAQQLAAGKTISGPNGELLFLTPQGVFGQASAGGPAMPVTPKAAPAPAPAPEAPAAPESPTPTSPRAANPPPSENAGILPLTGAKQKPLNEQQQRDNKLYSVVAPELQIVEKNFSALSNPSDQALSAIPRGSDFGAEYLKSPEYQRASNSLRTIIASYLYSVSGATAAPAEVENQAAILTPKPGEAKASLDDKLARIRQMVDAIKSGGGSAPAGNAGTGGGTTSNGLKWSIEP comes from the coding sequence ATGGGTTTCATCTTCGGTCCCGGCCAGCAGTATCAGACCCCTGAGGAACTGGCGAAGGCTCGCGCTGTTGCCGAGGCCCTGCTCAACCAGCAGCCGATCGCGCACAATATCGGCGAAGGCCTTGCCGTGGTAGGACAGGCGATCAGGGGCAGGCGGGACTTGAACCGCATCATCAAGGCGCAAGGCGACATGCGTGCCGGCGCCGACGGTGTGTTTTCGGCGCTCTTCGGCGCTGGCGCGCCGGCAGCCACGTCGACGGCCGCGCCGAGTGGCGGCGGTGCGGTTGCCTCGGCTCTTGGTGGCGGCTCGATGGGCAGCGCTCCGGACCTCTCCGGCAATGACGTCTACAACGGCTTCATGGACACGGTGAAAAGCAAGGTCACCAATCCTTACGGCCTCGCTGCCGTCGCCGCGACCGCCAACGCCGAAAGCCGCTTCAGCCCGAAGAACGCTTTCGGTTCCTGGTCGGACCCGAGCGAAAGCGGCCAGGCAGGCACCGCTGGCGGCATCCTTTCGTGGCGCGGTCCACGCTTTGAAGCGATGCGGACCTTCGCCGGCAGCAATGGCGGCGATGCAAATGCCCCGTCGCCCCAGCTTCAGGCGCAGTATTTTCTCCGGGAAGACCCCGGCCTGATCGATTCGCTGAACGCTGCGAAGTCGCCGGAAGAGGCGCAGCGCCTGATGAACAACGCCTGGAAATTCGCCGGGTACAACCGCCCCGGTGGCGAGGCCGCGCGCCGCATTTCCATGGCCAATTCCTTCGCATCGCGCTTTGCGGGTTCCGATGCCGCGCCGGTTAACGTGGCGAGTCTCGAACTGGGCGCGGGCGTGTCGGCGGCGCTGAACAAGCGTCCGGCGCCGGACGGCCCGGCGGCGGTCGCACAGCCTGTCCAGTCGCCGCGCGCGGCAGAACCGCCTCCGGTGGCTGCAAAGCCCGCAGCGGCGGCGCAGACGGTCGCACAGGCCAGCCCCGCCTCCGGTGGCCCGAGCGTTCAGCAACTTCTGCAGGCCTCACAGGATCCTCGCTTGTCCGAGCAACAGCGCGGCGTCGTAAACCTGATGCTGAAGCAGAAGCTCGACGAGGCCAACCCGGCCAACCAGCTCGAACTGGAAAAGAACCGGCTGGAGGTCGAGAAGCTCCGCAACCCGCAGATCGAGCCGGGCGACAAGGCGCGCCTCGATTTCGACCGGGAGAAGTTCGCGGCCGAGCAAAGCAAGCCGATCGAGGTGGGTGGCGTCCTGGTCGATCCCAAGACGCACGAGCCCGTTTACACCGGCCAGCAGACCGATTGGGAAAAGCTCGACGAGCGCACGTTGTACAACAAGCGCACCGGCGAGACGCGGGCTGTCAGCATCGGCGGAGCCAACGCCGGCCAATTCAGGTTCACGGGCAATTCCGTCGAGGCTCAGGCGCTCAATGGCCTGATGGACGGTGGCGGCCTCACGGTCGAACAGGCGCAGCAGCTCGCCGCCGGCAAGACAATCAGCGGCCCGAATGGCGAACTGCTGTTCCTGACGCCGCAGGGCGTGTTCGGCCAGGCATCCGCTGGCGGCCCCGCGATGCCCGTGACGCCCAAGGCCGCACCGGCTCCTGCACCGGCGCCGGAAGCTCCGGCCGCGCCGGAGAGCCCGACGCCGACGAGCCCGCGCGCGGCCAATCCGCCGCCGAGCGAGAACGCCGGCATCCTACCGCTCACCGGCGCGAAGCAAAAGCCTCTGAACGAGCAGCAGCAGCGCGACAACAAGCTGTACTCTGTCGTCGCGCCCGAGCTTCAGATCGTCGAAAAGAACTTCTCGGCCCTGTCCAATCCGTCGGATCAGGCCCTGTCGGCTATCCCGCGCGGATCCGACTTTGGCGCCGAGTACCTGAAATCGCCCGAGTATCAGCGAGCGTCGAACTCGCTGCGCACCATCATCGCATCCTACCTTTACAGCGTGTCCGGCGCGACGGCGGCGCCGGCCGAAGTCGAGAACCAGGCGGCCATCCTGACGCCCAAGCCAGGCGAGGCGAAGGCATCCCTCGACGACAAGCTGGCGCGTATCCGGCAGATGGTCGACGCAATCAAGAGCGGTGGCGGTTCCGCGCCGGCTGGCAACGCGGGCACCGGTGGCGGCACGACCAGCAACGGCTTGAAGTGGAGCATTGAACCCTGA
- a CDS encoding DUF3606 domain-containing protein → MADDKSKTDFRDRDRVSGDEEYEIGYLASKFQLTIPEVRELIAKHGNDRETLEREAKKLGQQQN, encoded by the coding sequence ATGGCAGACGACAAAAGCAAGACCGATTTTCGAGACCGCGACCGGGTGTCGGGAGACGAGGAATATGAAATTGGCTATCTTGCGAGCAAGTTCCAACTCACGATCCCAGAGGTCCGCGAATTGATTGCCAAACACGGCAATGACCGCGAGACGCTTGAGCGCGAGGCGAAGAAGCTGGGTCAGCAACAAAATTGA
- a CDS encoding RNA ligase family protein: MRNADERLRFIKPLEPVQVETPPVSDDWLHEIKLDGFRTQVILDWAGARAFSRNGHDWSKRYWPTVAAAEKLPAKSFILDGEMIAPEPDGRPNFHRMHSRMTRNAEQLAFVAFDILHLDGQDLRSLPAIERKAKLWDLVKPAKGIIQYSEHVEGGGAAFFEAVEKMGLEGMVSKRRESPYKSGKIDAWVKTKCWELGEFELLGIRREPGKAPQGIMARGGKYAGSATVALTMEMRERLWRRVRKGRSPPPGLPKAISKAEWLEPGITARVRYLRGEPKLRHATVEDVREE; the protein is encoded by the coding sequence ATGCGTAACGCCGACGAGCGGCTAAGATTCATCAAGCCGTTGGAGCCAGTGCAAGTCGAGACGCCGCCTGTGAGCGACGACTGGCTCCATGAAATCAAGCTCGACGGCTTCCGGACACAGGTGATACTCGACTGGGCCGGCGCCCGCGCTTTCTCCAGAAACGGCCACGACTGGTCGAAGCGGTATTGGCCGACCGTCGCCGCGGCGGAGAAGCTTCCGGCGAAGTCATTCATCCTCGACGGCGAGATGATCGCGCCCGAGCCCGACGGCCGGCCCAACTTTCATAGGATGCACTCGCGGATGACGCGGAACGCCGAACAGCTTGCTTTCGTCGCGTTCGATATCCTGCACCTCGACGGCCAGGATCTCCGTTCACTCCCGGCGATCGAGCGCAAGGCGAAGCTTTGGGATCTGGTGAAGCCGGCGAAGGGGATCATTCAATACAGCGAGCATGTCGAGGGCGGCGGCGCTGCCTTCTTCGAAGCCGTCGAGAAGATGGGCCTCGAAGGCATGGTCTCGAAGCGAAGGGAAAGTCCCTACAAGAGCGGCAAGATCGATGCCTGGGTGAAGACAAAATGCTGGGAGCTTGGCGAATTCGAGTTGCTGGGCATCAGGCGCGAGCCCGGCAAGGCGCCACAGGGCATCATGGCACGCGGCGGGAAATATGCCGGCTCGGCCACGGTCGCGCTCACCATGGAGATGCGGGAGCGTCTATGGCGACGAGTGCGCAAAGGGCGTTCGCCACCGCCAGGACTGCCGAAAGCCATTTCAAAGGCGGAATGGCTCGAGCCCGGCATCACTGCCCGTGTCAGGTATTTGCGCGGCGAACCGAAGCTACGCCATGCCACGGTGGAGGATGTCCGGGAAGAGTAG
- a CDS encoding DUF768 domain-containing protein, whose amino-acid sequence MSTRGTDFLYKWIGANVPETVGADIISVAELTQKLFADAKSVGISSTEIEEDTGSVYEVILDAIVHHDAGIAD is encoded by the coding sequence ATGAGCACCCGTGGGACTGACTTTTTGTACAAGTGGATAGGCGCCAACGTTCCCGAGACGGTGGGTGCCGATATCATCTCGGTTGCCGAGTTGACCCAAAAGCTGTTCGCCGACGCGAAGTCGGTAGGCATCAGCAGCACCGAGATTGAGGAAGACACCGGCAGCGTCTATGAGGTCATCCTCGACGCAATCGTCCATCACGACGCCGGTATTGCAGATTGA
- a CDS encoding helix-turn-helix domain-containing protein: MAIWGHQMPVTGNQIKAARALAGMDQKQLADAAGVGINTIRNFEKWNDQIVRGRLDTMNNIYAALADVGVVFLEDSQASTDGIGVRMVRKP, from the coding sequence ATGGCGATATGGGGGCACCAAATGCCAGTGACTGGAAACCAGATAAAAGCCGCTCGCGCGCTAGCCGGGATGGATCAGAAGCAGCTTGCGGATGCCGCTGGCGTCGGCATCAACACCATCAGGAATTTCGAGAAGTGGAACGATCAGATCGTACGTGGTCGGCTCGACACGATGAACAATATCTATGCTGCCTTGGCTGACGTCGGCGTGGTCTTCCTGGAAGACAGCCAGGCTTCGACCGATGGCATAGGCGTCAGGATGGTTCGAAAACCATGA
- a CDS encoding Gfo/Idh/MocA family oxidoreductase, with amino-acid sequence MKPRIAVLGCGYWGSNHIRTLKALGALHAVSDLNRARAEGFASEQDCLAIEPEQLFTRDDVDAIIMALPPQFHADMAVRAVEGGKDVLVEKPIALTVADAERSVKAAKDNGRVFMVGHVLRFHPAFETLKGLIDNGELGEVRYIHSHRLGLGKFHTENDALWDLAPHDLSMILAITGTEPIEVRGEGAALLDNLSDFAHLHMRFPNGLRSHLFASRLNPYRERRLTVVGTKAMAVFDDVEPWERKLAVYRHAVWQDSGQWAFTTNEPSYVAVGEGMPLTRELAHFMQCIETRAEPRTSGEEAIRVLRILTAGTVTHTGSSS; translated from the coding sequence ATGAAGCCGCGCATTGCAGTCCTCGGTTGCGGATACTGGGGCAGCAACCATATCCGCACCCTCAAGGCGCTCGGCGCCTTGCACGCGGTTTCGGATCTCAATCGCGCCCGCGCGGAAGGCTTTGCCAGCGAGCAGGACTGCCTGGCGATCGAACCGGAGCAATTGTTCACCCGCGACGACGTCGACGCCATCATCATGGCGCTGCCGCCGCAGTTCCATGCCGACATGGCGGTGCGCGCCGTCGAGGGTGGCAAGGACGTGCTGGTGGAGAAGCCGATCGCGCTGACGGTGGCCGACGCCGAGCGCTCGGTCAAGGCGGCCAAGGATAATGGCCGCGTCTTCATGGTCGGCCATGTCCTGCGCTTCCACCCCGCCTTCGAGACGCTCAAGGGTCTGATCGACAATGGCGAGCTCGGCGAGGTGCGCTACATCCATTCGCATCGCCTCGGCCTCGGCAAGTTCCATACCGAGAACGACGCGCTGTGGGACCTCGCGCCGCACGATCTGTCGATGATCCTGGCGATCACCGGCACGGAACCGATCGAGGTCAGGGGCGAGGGCGCGGCGCTGCTCGACAATCTCAGCGACTTCGCGCATCTGCACATGCGCTTTCCCAACGGCCTGCGCAGCCATCTGTTCGCATCGCGGCTCAATCCCTATCGCGAGCGGCGGCTGACGGTTGTCGGCACCAAGGCTATGGCGGTGTTCGACGATGTCGAACCTTGGGAGCGCAAGCTTGCCGTCTATCGCCATGCGGTCTGGCAGGACAGCGGCCAGTGGGCCTTCACTACCAACGAGCCGTCCTATGTGGCGGTCGGTGAAGGCATGCCGCTGACGCGCGAACTCGCGCATTTCATGCAATGCATCGAAACCCGGGCCGAACCCCGCACCAGCGGCGAGGAAGCGATCAGGGTGCTGCGCATCCTGACGGCGGGTACAGTCACCCACACCGGATCTTCATCCTGA
- the mnmA gene encoding tRNA 2-thiouridine(34) synthase MnmA, with protein sequence MNSLDLPGRPENTRVVVAMSGGVDSSVVAGILKREGYDVVGVTLQLYDHGAATHRAGSCCAGQDIDDARRVSETLGIPHYVLDYEERFRKAVIDPFADSYVAGETPIPCVSCNQTVKFADLLATAQDLGADALATGHYIRSGANGAHRALYRPVDADRDQSYFLFATTQAQIDYLRFPLGGLSKPQVRAIAEEMGLTVATKQDSQDICFVPQGKYSDIIAKLKPAAANPGDIVHIDGRVLGRHEGILRYTIGQRRGIGIASGEPLYVVHLDADRARVIVGPREALETHKIYLRNMNWLGDGPLADVPAGGLELFAKVRSTRPPRPAVLHHRDGVTSVELVDGESGIAPGQACVLYSDDGNEARVFGGGFIERSERGAEAEAMLTRLAARPAQIPAE encoded by the coding sequence ATGAACAGCCTCGACCTTCCCGGACGCCCCGAAAACACCCGCGTCGTCGTCGCCATGTCGGGCGGCGTCGATTCCTCTGTCGTCGCCGGCATCCTGAAGCGCGAAGGCTATGACGTCGTCGGCGTCACGCTGCAGCTCTATGACCATGGCGCGGCGACACATCGCGCCGGCTCGTGCTGCGCCGGCCAGGACATCGACGATGCCCGCCGTGTCTCCGAGACACTCGGCATCCCGCATTACGTGCTCGACTACGAGGAGCGCTTCCGCAAGGCGGTCATCGATCCCTTCGCCGATTCCTATGTCGCCGGAGAAACGCCGATACCCTGTGTTTCGTGCAACCAGACGGTGAAGTTTGCCGACCTCCTGGCAACCGCGCAGGACCTTGGAGCCGATGCTTTGGCCACCGGCCACTACATCCGCTCCGGCGCCAACGGCGCCCATCGCGCGCTCTACCGCCCGGTCGATGCCGACCGCGACCAGAGCTATTTCCTGTTCGCCACCACGCAGGCGCAGATCGACTATCTGCGCTTTCCGCTGGGTGGCCTGTCGAAGCCGCAGGTTCGCGCCATCGCCGAGGAGATGGGGCTAACGGTCGCCACCAAGCAGGACAGCCAGGACATCTGCTTCGTGCCGCAGGGCAAATATTCCGACATCATCGCCAAGCTGAAGCCGGCCGCCGCCAATCCCGGTGACATCGTCCACATCGACGGCCGCGTGCTCGGCCGCCATGAAGGCATCCTGCGCTATACGATCGGCCAGCGCCGCGGCATCGGCATCGCCTCCGGCGAGCCGCTCTATGTCGTCCATCTGGACGCCGACCGCGCCCGCGTCATCGTCGGCCCGCGCGAGGCGCTGGAGACGCACAAGATCTATCTGCGCAACATGAACTGGCTGGGCGACGGGCCGCTCGCCGACGTGCCGGCCGGCGGGCTGGAGCTGTTCGCCAAGGTCCGCTCGACGCGCCCGCCGCGTCCGGCGGTGCTGCATCACCGCGATGGCGTCACCTCGGTGGAACTGGTCGACGGCGAGTCGGGCATCGCGCCCGGCCAGGCCTGCGTGCTCTATTCCGACGACGGCAACGAGGCGCGCGTGTTCGGCGGCGGCTTCATCGAACGCTCGGAGCGCGGCGCCGAGGCCGAGGCCATGCTGACGCGGCTTGCCGCCCGCCCGGCGCAGATCCCCGCCGAATAG
- a CDS encoding DUF1153 domain-containing protein encodes MTDLVRPRVKYVIGPDGSPLTIADLPPTNTRRWVIRRKAEVVAAVRGGLLSLEEACQRYKLTTEEFLSWQASIDEYGLAGLRTTRIQQYRH; translated from the coding sequence ATGACCGATCTGGTTAGACCGCGAGTCAAGTATGTTATCGGGCCTGACGGCAGCCCTCTTACGATTGCCGATCTGCCGCCGACCAATACACGGCGCTGGGTTATCCGGCGCAAGGCGGAAGTGGTGGCCGCGGTGCGTGGCGGCCTGCTCAGCCTCGAAGAGGCTTGCCAGCGCTACAAGCTCACCACCGAGGAATTCCTGTCCTGGCAAGCGTCGATCGACGAATACGGCCTTGCCGGGCTGCGCACGACGCGCATCCAACAATACCGGCATTGA
- a CDS encoding NADP-dependent oxidoreductase, producing MRAVTQNTVGGPDVLVIADRPDPAPKAGEVLVRVSAAGINPVDGAVRGGNYPLLGEPPFILGWDISGTIEALGPDVTGLKVGDQVFGMPHFPKQAAAYAELAVAPADEIAPKPESIDHIHAAALPLAGLTAWQGLVRHGGLRKGQRVLVHAAAGGVGHLAVQIAKAHGAHVIATASPDKLDFVRSIGADEVVDYTAGDFTEKVGDVDLVLDAIGGDHADQSLKVVRDGGMLVSLLNVHDATRATAGARGIRVERMSVVPDRDGLIELGKLVDARKLAVHVAESFPLARAGDAHAFLAARPIGKVVLAV from the coding sequence ATGCGTGCCGTTACCCAGAATACCGTCGGCGGTCCCGACGTCCTTGTCATCGCCGACCGGCCGGACCCGGCGCCGAAGGCCGGCGAAGTGCTGGTCCGCGTCAGCGCCGCCGGCATCAACCCTGTCGACGGCGCGGTGCGCGGCGGCAACTATCCGCTGCTCGGCGAGCCGCCCTTCATCCTCGGCTGGGACATTTCCGGAACCATCGAGGCGCTTGGCCCCGATGTTACCGGCCTCAAGGTTGGCGATCAGGTGTTCGGCATGCCGCACTTTCCGAAGCAGGCGGCGGCCTACGCCGAACTGGCCGTGGCCCCCGCCGATGAGATTGCGCCAAAGCCCGAAAGCATCGATCACATCCACGCCGCGGCGCTGCCCCTGGCCGGCCTGACAGCCTGGCAAGGCCTCGTCCGCCACGGCGGCCTGAGAAAGGGTCAGCGCGTGCTGGTGCACGCGGCGGCCGGCGGCGTCGGCCATTTGGCGGTGCAGATCGCCAAGGCGCACGGCGCCCATGTCATAGCGACCGCCAGTCCGGACAAGCTCGACTTCGTGCGCTCGATCGGCGCCGACGAGGTCGTCGACTACACCGCAGGTGATTTCACCGAAAAGGTCGGCGATGTCGATCTGGTGCTGGACGCAATCGGCGGCGATCATGCCGACCAGTCGCTGAAAGTCGTGCGTGACGGCGGCATGCTGGTGTCGCTGCTTAACGTTCACGACGCCACCAGGGCAACGGCCGGCGCCCGCGGCATCCGCGTCGAGCGCATGTCGGTGGTGCCGGATCGCGACGGTCTCATTGAACTCGGGAAATTGGTCGATGCGAGAAAGCTTGCCGTGCATGTGGCGGAAAGCTTTCCGCTGGCGCGGGCCGGCGACGCCCATGCCTTCCTCGCCGCCAGGCCGATCGGCAAGGTGGTGCTGGCAGTCTGA
- a CDS encoding helix-turn-helix domain-containing protein: protein MLASKWVYLTVCALRRGRMRNGELARKLEGITPKMLTQTLRVLERDGLVRREIFPVIPPRVEYELTDLGRNLAGLLNQIQSWSEEHAPDIKAARTRASMDRQADLATLD, encoded by the coding sequence ATGCTGGCCAGCAAATGGGTCTACCTGACCGTCTGCGCGCTGCGCCGCGGGCGGATGCGCAATGGCGAGCTGGCCCGCAAGCTCGAAGGCATCACGCCGAAAATGCTGACTCAGACGCTGCGTGTGCTCGAGCGCGACGGGCTGGTGCGGCGGGAGATCTTTCCGGTGATCCCGCCAAGGGTCGAATATGAGCTGACCGATCTCGGCCGGAACCTGGCGGGACTGCTCAATCAGATACAGTCCTGGTCGGAAGAGCACGCGCCCGACATCAAGGCGGCCCGCACCCGGGCATCGATGGACCGTCAAGCGGATCTTGCGACGCTGGACTGA
- a CDS encoding flagellar export protein FliJ yields MKSRENLVRLKQFQVNEKRRQLLQLDMMIAEFERMAVELEVQIAAEEKKAGITDINHFAYPTFAKAARLRRDNLRNSQSDLAQQRSTAESLLGEAEAELSKAEMLESRDTKIRDAELGGRSAMIG; encoded by the coding sequence ATGAAGTCACGTGAAAACCTCGTTCGGCTGAAACAGTTTCAGGTGAATGAGAAGCGGCGGCAGCTGCTGCAGCTCGACATGATGATCGCCGAGTTCGAACGCATGGCCGTCGAACTGGAGGTGCAGATCGCCGCCGAGGAGAAGAAGGCCGGCATCACCGACATCAATCATTTTGCCTATCCGACCTTCGCCAAGGCGGCGCGCCTGCGCCGCGACAACCTGAGAAATTCGCAAAGCGACCTCGCCCAGCAGCGAAGCACTGCCGAATCATTACTCGGCGAAGCTGAAGCGGAGCTTTCCAAGGCAGAGATGCTGGAATCACGCGACACCAAGATTCGCGACGCCGAACTCGGCGGCCGCAGCGCAATGATCGGGTAA
- the ctrA gene encoding cell cycle two-component system response regulator CtrA, translating to MRVLLIEDDSATAQSIELMLKSESFNVYTTDLGEEGVDLGKLYDYDIILLDLNLPDMSGYEVLRTLRLSKVKTPILILSGMAGIEDKVRGLGFGADDYMTKPFHKDELVARIHAIVRRSKGHAQSVITTGDLVVNLDAKTVEVGGQRVHLTGKEYQMLELLSLRKGTTLTKEMFLNHLYGGMDEPELKIIDVFICKLRKKLDAASGGQNYIETVWGRGYVLREPEDIRVSA from the coding sequence ATGCGTGTTCTGCTGATAGAAGATGACAGTGCAACCGCACAAAGCATCGAATTGATGCTGAAATCGGAAAGCTTCAATGTCTATACGACCGATCTCGGCGAAGAGGGTGTCGATCTCGGAAAGCTCTACGACTACGACATCATCCTTCTCGACCTCAATCTGCCGGACATGTCGGGCTATGAAGTCTTGAGAACGCTTCGCCTGTCCAAGGTGAAGACGCCTATATTGATCCTGTCCGGCATGGCCGGCATCGAGGACAAGGTGCGCGGCCTCGGCTTCGGCGCCGACGACTACATGACCAAGCCATTCCACAAGGACGAGTTGGTGGCGCGCATTCACGCCATCGTGCGGCGTTCCAAGGGCCATGCCCAGTCGGTTATCACCACCGGCGACCTGGTGGTCAACCTCGACGCCAAGACCGTCGAAGTCGGCGGCCAGCGCGTCCACCTGACCGGCAAGGAATACCAGATGCTGGAGCTGCTCTCGCTGCGCAAGGGCACCACGCTGACCAAGGAAATGTTCCTCAACCACCTCTATGGCGGCATGGACGAGCCGGAACTGAAGATCATCGACGTCTTCATCTGCAAGCTGCGCAAGAAGCTCGACGCGGCCTCCGGCGGCCAGAACTACATCGAGACCGTTTGGGGCCGCGGCTACGTGCTGCGCGAGCCGGAAGACATCCGCGTCAGCGCCTGA
- a CDS encoding response regulator, whose protein sequence is MKRCLFVDDSSVIRKVAKRILGGSDFTVIEAASGLDAIEVCAADMPDVIVVDGGLPDMQAVDFIRRVRAMESAVKPQILVSLVEVDVASIMRAKRAGAQGYLLKPFNRPQLLERFRVLKIAA, encoded by the coding sequence ATGAAACGCTGCCTGTTCGTCGACGATTCGAGCGTCATCAGGAAGGTCGCAAAGCGCATCCTCGGTGGCTCCGACTTCACCGTGATCGAAGCGGCCAGCGGGCTTGATGCCATTGAGGTGTGCGCCGCCGACATGCCGGACGTCATCGTTGTCGACGGCGGACTGCCGGACATGCAGGCGGTGGACTTCATTCGCCGGGTGCGCGCAATGGAAAGCGCGGTCAAGCCGCAGATCCTGGTCTCTCTGGTCGAGGTCGATGTCGCATCGATCATGCGGGCAAAGCGGGCCGGCGCCCAGGGCTACCTCTTGAAACCATTCAACCGGCCGCAATTGCTGGAACGATTCCGCGTCCTGAAGATCGCCGCCTGA